One window of the Eucalyptus grandis isolate ANBG69807.140 chromosome 8, ASM1654582v1, whole genome shotgun sequence genome contains the following:
- the LOC104414685 gene encoding putative pentatricopeptide repeat-containing protein At1g56570, giving the protein MSGTALSMSAKKLLSTTHYRPIPNVVLNSLRRVRNCITQPNPPFLRKDPSVLSTDLVKTYFESGLVKEARVLFDEMPHRDVVAWTTMIAGYSSNNYYDESWAVFCEMVRGGKEPNEFTLSSVVKACKGMRSLSHGVSVHGWAIKLGLDASMYVENALLDLYATCCSSMDDACVVFRHIQAKNEVSWTTLITGFTHRGDGYSGLNVFRQMLLEGAELNPFSFSIAVRACASIGSQVFGLQLHASAVKHGFLFNLPVMNSILDMYCRCCCLSEASQCFHEMHEKDVITWNTLIAGYERPDSSEALIIYSKMESQGFQPNCFTFTSVTAACGNLALTKCGQQIHGVIIRRGLERSMGLANALIDMYAKCGSINDSHRIFISMSHRNLLSWTSMMIGFGAHGQGREAIKLFDDMVRSGIRPDQIVFMAVLSACSHAGLVDEGLRYFELMSEYNVTPSQEVYGCVVDLLGRAGRVEEAYQLIESMPFRPDESVWGALLGACRAHRLKKLGKLVAQRVLELRPRLVGTYVTLSNIYAAEGKWGEFARVRKLMRGMGSKKETGRSWIDVGNQIFSLVAGDKMVPRVHEILGLLIWDMKNAGYVPALDNTDRPSKRKKKRR; this is encoded by the exons ATGAGCGGCACGGCACTCTCCATGAGCGCCAAGAAACTGCTATCCACAACCCATTACCGGCCAATACCAAATGTTGTGCTGAACTCGCTTAGGCGGGTCCGAAACTGCATCACCCAACCGAACCCACCGTTCTTGCGGAAGGACCCATCGGTCTTGTCCACAGATCTGGTCAAAACGTACTTCGAGAGTGGGCTGGTGAAGGAAGCTCGCGTcctgttcgacgaaatgcctcACAGAGATGTTGTTGCTTGGACGACCATGATTGCTGGCTACTCTTCTAATAACTACTACGACGAATCGTGGGCTGTGTTCTGTGAGATGGTTCGGGGCGGGAAGGAGCCAAATGAGTTTACTTTATCCAGTGTCGTGAAGGCTTGCAAAGGCATGAGAAGCCTTTCGCATGGAGTGTCAGTCCACGGCTGGGCAATCAAACTTGGCTTGGATGCGTCCATGTATGTTGAAAATGCACTTCTGGACTTGTATGCTACGTGCTGCTCTAGCATGGATGATGCCTGCGTGGTTTTTCGCCATATTCAGGCAAAGAATGAGGTCTCTTGGACTACATTGATCACCGGGTTTACCCACCGAGGAGATGGCTACAGCGGGCTTAACGTGTTTCGCCAAATGTTATTG GAAGGAGCTGAACTGAACCCATTTAGCTTCTCGATTGCAGTTAGAGCTTGCGCCTCAATTGGGTCTCAAGTCTTTGGCCTGCAACTCCATGCATCAGCTGTCAAGCACGGGTTTCTCTTCAATCTACCTGTCATGAATTCTATTTTAGACATGTACTGCAGGTGCTGTTGCTTATCTGAGGCGAGTCAATGTTTCCATGAAATGCACGAGAAAGATGTAATCACGTGGAACACCTTGATAGCTGGATATGAAAGACCAGATTCTAGTGAGGCCCTTATTATATACTCTAAAATGGAGTCCCAAGGGTTTCAACCGAACTGCTTCACATTCACAAGTGTTACAGCTGCATGTGGTAATTTGGCACTAACGAAATGTGGACAACAAATTCATGGGGTAATTATTCGAAGAGGACTTGAGAGAAGCATGGGGCTTGCGAATGCACTTATTGACATGTATGCCAAGTGTGGAAGCATAAATGATTCACATAGAATATTCATTTCTATGTCTCACAGGAACTTGCTCTCTTGGACATCTATGATGATTGGATTTGGTGCTCATGGACAAGGAAGAGAGGCCATTAAGTTGTTCGATGACATGGTCAGGTCAGGTATAAGACCTGATCAAATTGTATTTATGGCCGTTCTGAGTGCTTGCAGCCATGCTGGTCTTGTGGATGAAGGGTTGAGGTACTTTGAACTGATGAGTGAATATAATGTTACCCCAAGCCAGGAGGTCTACGGGTGTGTGGTGGATTTGCTTGGCCGTGCAGGGAGAGTGGAGGAGGCTTATCAATTGATAGAGAGTATGCCCTTTAGACCTGATGAGTCTGTCTGGGGTGCTCTTCTTGGAGCTTGTAGAGCACACAGACTTAAGAAGCTGGGAAAATTGGTAGCACAGAGGGTACTGGAATTGAGACCAAGGTTGGTTGGAACCTACGTGACCCTGTCAAACATTTATGCAGCTGAAGGTAAGTGGGGGGAGTTTGCACGAGTTAGGAAATTAATGAGGGGCATGGGTAGCAAGAAAGAGACTGGGAGGAGTTGGATTGATGTTGGAAACCAGATTTTTAGCCTCGTTGCTGGAGATAAAATGGTTCCGAGGGTGCATGAAATTCTTGGATTACTAATTTGGGACATGAAAAACGCAGGATATGTGCCTGCCCTAGATAATACGGACAGGCctagtaaaagaaagaaaaaaagaagatag
- the LOC104414686 gene encoding alkaline/neutral invertase A, mitochondrial: MNTVFHLGSSAMTPACRILFAARCPAPFRFVSAECRHAGSMGALSSFRFDFGRRLLHANRCRAVNVGRAVEEVRTGFCFAGSGFGRSGDLLKSHGLRGNVSHRGAVVVANAVRSLSTSVETRVNDNNFERIYVQGGMNAKPLVVERIDKDENIVGGEDSSIEVVDDNIDLEKSQASLNEFNDVGAKREESQVEKEAWRLLEEAIVMYCGSPVGTMAANDPGDKQPLNYDQVFIRDFVPSALAFLLKGEGEIVRNFLLHTLQLQSWEKTVDCYSPGQGLMPASFKVRTVPLDENKVEEVLDPDFGESAIGRVAPVDSGLWWIILLRAYGKITGDYALQERVDVQTGIKLIMNLCLTDGFDMFPSLLVTDGSCMIDRRMGIHGHPLEIQALFYNALRCSREMLSVNDGSKNLVRAINNRLSALSFHIREYYWVDMRKINEIYRYKTEEYSTDATNKFNIYPDQIPLWLMDWIPENGGYLIGNLQPAHMDFRLFTLGNLWSIVSSLGTPKQNEAILNLIEAKWDDLIGHMPLKICYPALENEDWRIITGSDPKNTPWSYHNGGSWPTLLWQFTLACIKMGRPELAEKAVALAEKRLSEDRWPEYYDTRTGRFIGKQSRLFQTWTIAGFLTSKMLLENPETASNLFWEEDYELLEICVCALSKSGRRKCSRGAARSQILV, translated from the exons ATGAACACGGTTTTTCATCTGGGTAGCTCGGCCATGACGCCTGCTTGTAGAATTCTGTTTGCCGCCAGATGCCCTGCGCCGTTTAGATTCGTTTCTGCTGAGTGTAGACACGCCGGATCAATGGGTGCTTTGTCGAGCTTTCGCTTCGACTTCGGTCGACGCCTTTTGCACGCCAATCGATGTCGGGCTGTGAATGTGGGTCGCGCGGTTGAGGAGGTCCGGACCGGTTTTTGCTTTGCCGGGTCGGGTTTTGGGCGGTCCGGGGATTTATTGAAATCGCATGGACTTCGTGGTAATGTTAGTCATAGAGGGGCTGTCGTTGTTGCTAATGCTGTTAGGAGTTTGTCGACTTCGGTGGAAACCCGCGTGAATGATAACAATTTCGAGAGGATTTATGTTCAGGGTGGAATGAATGCGAAGCCGTTGGTGGTTGAAAGGATTGATAAGGATGAGAATATTGTAGGAGGGGAGGATTCTAGTATAGAAGTTGTTGATGATAACATAGATTTGGAGAAATCTCAGGCTAGTCTGAATGAATTCAATGATGTTGGTGCTAAGAGAGAGGAAAGTCAGGTCGAAAAGGAGGCGTGGAGGTTATTGGAGGAAGCTATTGTTATGTACTGTGGGAGCCCGGTGGGGACCATGGCGGCGAATGATCCAGGGGATAAGCAGCCACTGAATTATGATCAGGTGTTTATTCGTGACTTTGTGCCGTCTGCCCTAGCCTTCTTGCTCAAGGGAGAAGGAGAGATTGTGAGGAACTTTCTCCTTCACACATTGCAATTGCAG AGTTGGGAGAAGACAGTGGATTGTTACAGTCCTGGACAGGGTTTGATGCCTGCAAGCTTTAAAGTTAGGACTGTGCCTCTTGATGAAAATAAAGTTGAAGAGGTTTTAGATCCTGATTTTGGCGAGTCAGCTATTGGGCGTGTTGCCCCTGTAGATTCTG GGCTGTGGTGGATTATCCTGCTAAGGGCCTATGGGAAGATCACTGGTGATTATGCATTACAGGAGAGAGTGGATGTCCAGACTGgcatcaaattgattatgaacCTGTGTTTAACTGATGGTTTTGATATGTTCCCTTCTCTGCTTGTTACTGATGGCTCCTGTATGATAGACCGGAGGATGGGTATCCATGGTCACCCTCTGGAAATTCAA GCTTTATTCTATAATGCACTGCGATGCTCTCGGGAGATGCTTAGTGTAAATGATGGCTCCAAGAATTTGGTGAGGGCAATCAACAATAGGCTGAGTGCTCTTTCTTTCCACATTAGAGAATATTATTGGGTAGATATGAGGAAGATAAACGAGATTTACCGTTATAAAACAGAGGAATACTCAACAGATGCCACCAATAAGTTCAATATCTATCCGGACCAAATTCCGTTGTGGTTAATGGATTGGATTCCTGAGAATGGTGGTTATCTGATTGGCAACCTGCAGCCAGCTCACATGGATTTTAGATTGTTCACCCTCGGGAATCTTTGGTCAATTGTTTCCTCACTAGGTACACCAAAGCAAAATGAAgctattttgaatttgattgaagCCAAATGGGATGATCTTATCGGGCATATGCCTCTAAAGATCTGTTATCCTGCTTTGGAGAATGAAGATTGGCGTATAATTACTGGAAGTGATCCAAAGAACAC TCCTTGGTCATATCATAATGGAGGCTCCTGGCCAACCCTCCTGTGGCAG TTCACGTTGGCATGCATCAAGATGGGAAGACCAGAATTAGCTGAGAAGGCAGTAGCCTTGGCTGAGAAGAGACTTTCAGAGGACCGTTGGCCAGAATACTACGATACTAGAACTGGGAGGTTCATTGGAAAGCAATCACGACTCTTCCAAACATGGACTATTGCTGGTTTCTTGACTTCGAAAATGCTTCTGGAGAACCCAGAGACAGCATCTAATCTGTTCTGGGAGGAGGACTACGAGCTACTTGAAATCTGCGTCTGTGCACTGAGCAAGTCAGGAAGGAGGAAATGCTCTCGAGGTGCTGCGAGGTCTCAGATACTGGTGTGA